The DNA region AGTATTCACATACATACGGACAAACATATTTACATTCACACGAATTAACacattcaaaaatattaacaTTAGTTAAATTAGCTATAAAGATTCGGTGACAAGAACCTCGGCACAATTTTAAGCACTTAGTTCACATAATAACTTGGTCTCATGAGGAAAGACTGGGATTCTGGGAGGATTCAAATGCCTGAAATGGAATTAAGAATATTAATATTTGTACACCCACTTATGTAGAAACGAACCTTTTGTGCGACCTTCAGCAGACCCTCGTAGGTGGCGTGACCCGTCTGCTTGACCATGCCGTGGAACACCTTGGAGTCCGCCACCGTGAGCAGCTCGTAGGGCGTCCCGAACTCCACCGCCCTGCCGGCATCCATCACCAGCACCTTGTCCGAGTCCATGATGGTGTGCAGGCGATGGGCTATGGTCAGCACGGTGCACTCCTTGAACTTGTTGCGGATGGTGGTCTGGATGAGGCCGTCCGTCTGGGGATCCACGTTGGCCGTGGCCTCGTCCATCACCAGGATGCGGTTCTCGCGCAGGATGGCCCGCGCCAGGCAGACCAACTGGCGCTGACCCACGCTGAAGTTGGTCCCTCCCTCGGTGATCTTGCTCTGCAGCCCACTGGGAAGGTCCGCCACCACATCCTTCAGCTTCACCTCCTCCAGGGAGCGCCACAGCTTCTCGTCGCTGTACTCGTCGAAGGGATCCAGGTTGTAGCGCATCGTGCCGGAGAAGAGCACGGGCTCCTGGGGGATGATCGAGATCTTGCTGCGCAGGTCGTGCAGACCCATCCCACTGGTGTCCCGCTGGTCTATCAGCACGGATCCGTCGTTGTAGGACAGTCGGAAGAGGGCGTTGATCAGCGAGGACTTGCCCGCCCCAGTGCGTCCCACGATGCCCACCTTTTCCCTTGGTTTTATCACGAAGCTCAGGGACTTGAGCACATTCTCCGCCTTTGGATCGGGGTTGTAGCGCAGGCTCAGCTCGTCGAACACGATCTTTCCCTGCTCTGGCCAGGACTTGGGTGGCTTCTTATCAGCTGGCGCCTCCAACTCCCCCTCCGGCTCAATGTCCTCGTACTCAACCACGCGCTCCACGGCGGTCATTGTGTTCTCCAGCTCGGCGGATAGTCGCATTCCCCACTGCACCATGCCCATCAGTGCCATGACCTGAAACAAGGATGTGTAAATCAAGGAAGAAAACTAATATCTGATGGCTCACCTGGGTTATGGCAAGACCCACGTCTCCTCCGTTCGCCGGAGGAAACTGGAAGAAACTGAGGATGACGATTCCTATGTAAAGCACACAGAAGCATTCCATCCAGTAACCATAGGCTTTCGATGTACTTAGGGACATGAAAAGAGCAGAGCTGTGCATGTCCAGGTAATTGCCGAACTCAGTTTCCAGGACGGGCTGAGCCCCAAAGGCACGGATTGTGGACAAACCGTTTAGAGAAGCAGTCAAATGTGAGTATACAGGGGACCTGGCTTTAATAATATGTAACCTTTTGTGAAGAATTCTTCTGAAAACTTTTGGTAAACTTCTTACCTTCAGCTTCAACACGCTTCAAGTCCCTAGAGGTTTTAAGATAAAAGTTGCGCAGTTGACAGAAAATGATGGCCATAACTAGTGTTGGGGCTAGCAACAGAGGGTTAATAATGGCTACAATGACGATAATTGCAGTTATCCGAAGAATAACGTTTATCAGTTCCACCATCATCTCGGGAATCTGCTCGCTTACTTGGCTCATATCCTTCgaaaacttattcaaaatgcTTCCCAGTTCATTTGTGCTAAAGAAGTACATAGAGGCCCGTATAATCCTATTGAATATGGTATTGTGCAATCGAATAGATGCTTTCTTAGTCATGTTGAAAAACATTGTCGCAAACGACAAGGTCAATATAAGGGACAGTATTGTGATGAGCGTGTAAATGTATAAATCCATTGTGTCGGAGTCCGTATTTTGTCCACTTATTAAGACATTCGACTCCAGGGTTCCGAATTCTTcagacacagaaacggtgcgattctttttgaccctaataataatatataaacaattaataatAGGTACAAATCATATTTTTCCtaagaaaattaaaacgaaattaaaaatgatcaattttatataattaaatattctaagcattatttaaaaaaaaatgtattctaaTACGGTTCAGTGATTTCAAAGATTTTTAGCTTTAGCTTTATGACTCATATTTTATTTgagaaaattgtaaaaatcagGAAACGTAATAATCAAGtatagattattatttaaaaagtgttttaaaaataaaataattgttttttatttgttttaattattttttagttttgagCAATAAgaatcaaaaaaatttttttttttttttccacgAATTCTTAAGAACAAGAGGATTTTCTTGTTCAGATTTTTGGATAGATTCACTAATTGATTAAAAACTACGAAGTGTTTGGTTTTTGACTTACCAGTAATTGAGGAAGGAGTCGCCCCACGTAACCACGCCCTGTGCCAGCACAGAGCCGCCCATCATGACAAGGAAAGCGAAAGGTCCACCGCACGCCTGGAAGTACTTCAGGTACAATCCAAGACCGATGCGACCCGACTTTTGATGCTCCTTAATGATCTTCTCCGGGCACAAATCTGCGACGGACTGCACCGATTTCAAGCTGTCGCGGCGCACTTCGTCATGGTTTTTAATTTCCAGACGGGTTCGCTCCTCCTCCACATCATCGTCCTTTTCTCCGATTATGTTGACAAAGTCGACTCCAGACTTGAGGAGCGATTCGTAGGTGCCCACAGCACTCACCTGTCCCTTGTCCAGGATCACAATCTGATCGGCGAGCTGCAGGAACTGCTGCTGATGGGTGACCAGGACTACGGTGCTCCCACGCAGATAGCCACAAATGCACTGCTCGAAGAGATGGCGGGCCACATTGGTGTCCACCGCACTCAGCGGATCGTCCAGTAGGTAAATGGAGGCTTCCCGGTAGACAGCCCTAGCCAAACCGATCCTTGCCCTTTGGCCACCAGACAGGGCAGCTCCACGTTCTCCAACTATGGTCTTGTCTTTCAACGGAAGTATTTCGAAATCCCGCTCCAGGGCACACTTTTGAACCACCTTGGCGTACCGCCGGCGATCCATGGGCTGGCCAAAGAGAATATTTTGACGAACCGTGCCCGAAAAGAGCCACGGCTCTTGGGAGGAGTAGGAAATGGAGCCATTCACCTTGACCCGGCCGAACTCGGCCTTTAGCTCACCGAGTATGGCCTGGATAAGACTGGATTTACCAGATCCCGTGGAACCCAAGATCACCACTATAGACGCTGGCTGAATTTGAAGATTTAGACCACTGAGTGTGTAATCGGGGGAGTCGGGTTCCCATTTGGCCTTCAGTTCAGTGATGGAGATGGCAGACTCTGGGAGAATGATCTCTGGATCAATTACCTTTTGGGATGGAGGTAAAAGCTTTTCCTCCTCTTCCCCAGCAAGGCTAAGATCCTCGATCTTTTCCAACTCCATAACCTCCTCCAGTTCCAAAAACTTCTCCACACGCTTAATGGAAACCAGGATCTGCGCCGTATAGTTGATGGCAATAGGAAAAAACATGGTCATGGGGATTTTCAGAGCATTATAAAAGGCAGTGATCAGAAAGGCCTTTTCCGGTGTAAGGAAATGTCCCAGGAAAACGTAGCCAGCCAAACTGAAGAAGATGGAGACACGC from Drosophila subpulchrella strain 33 F10 #4 breed RU33 chromosome 2L, RU_Dsub_v1.1 Primary Assembly, whole genome shotgun sequence includes:
- the LOC119546786 gene encoding probable multidrug resistance-associated protein lethal(2)03659, giving the protein MQSEKTEDLPENPREWSNFISSSCYWYTMPIFNKGNKKTLHANDIYKPLKEHKSDTLGTKLWSSWDREQRNGQKKPKLLRALLRVFGWQLGLPGLLVFLVELGLESFKPIYLVKLISYFGHRSESVDMGSYYAGALIISNALSVIIIVPAMFTLQLVFFKIRVALSSLVYRKALRLSKRALGNTMSGHVINLISNDISRLENNAHFIHYLWVGPLQTALVTYMMYQEIGIAGLFGVIFMLLLIPLQMFLGKMTAVLQLRVAKRTDNRIRMINEIISGIQVLKMYAWELPFQKMVEYVRQKEMNGIRKGQYISSFHLVCKVTLSRVSIFFSLAGYVFLGHFLTPEKAFLITAFYNALKIPMTMFFPIAINYTAQILVSIKRVEKFLELEEVMELEKIEDLSLAGEEEEKLLPPSQKVIDPEIILPESAISITELKAKWEPDSPDYTLSGLNLQIQPASIVVILGSTGSGKSSLIQAILGELKAEFGRVKVNGSISYSSQEPWLFSGTVRQNILFGQPMDRRRYAKVVQKCALERDFEILPLKDKTIVGERGAALSGGQRARIGLARAVYREASIYLLDDPLSAVDTNVARHLFEQCICGYLRGSTVVLVTHQQQFLQLADQIVILDKGQVSAVGTYESLLKSGVDFVNIIGEKDDDVEEERTRLEIKNHDEVRRDSLKSVQSVADLCPEKIIKEHQKSGRIGLGLYLKYFQACGGPFAFLVMMGGSVLAQGVVTWGDSFLNYWVKKNRTVSVSEEFGTLESNVLISGQNTDSDTMDLYIYTLITILSLILTLSFATMFFNMTKKASIRLHNTIFNRIIRASMYFFSTNELGSILNKFSKDMSQVSEQIPEMMVELINVILRITAIIVIVAIINPLLLAPTLVMAIIFCQLRNFYLKTSRDLKRVEAEARSPVYSHLTASLNGLSTIRAFGAQPVLETEFGNYLDMHSSALFMSLSTSKAYGYWMECFCVLYIGIVILSFFQFPPANGGDVGLAITQVMALMGMVQWGMRLSAELENTMTAVERVVEYEDIEPEGELEAPADKKPPKSWPEQGKIVFDELSLRYNPDPKAENVLKSLSFVIKPREKVGIVGRTGAGKSSLINALFRLSYNDGSVLIDQRDTSGMGLHDLRSKISIIPQEPVLFSGTMRYNLDPFDEYSDEKLWRSLEEVKLKDVVADLPSGLQSKITEGGTNFSVGQRQLVCLARAILRENRILVMDEATANVDPQTDGLIQTTIRNKFKECTVLTIAHRLHTIMDSDKVLVMDAGRAVEFGTPYELLTVADSKVFHGMVKQTGHATYEGLLKVAQKAFESSQNPSLSS